One Trichosurus vulpecula isolate mTriVul1 chromosome 7, mTriVul1.pri, whole genome shotgun sequence genomic region harbors:
- the SLC16A1 gene encoding monocarboxylate transporter 1: MAPAIGGPQGYTPPEGGWGWVVVIGSFISIGFSYAFAKSITVFFKEIEVIFNATSSEVSWISSIMLAVTYGGGPISSILVNKYGSRPVMMFGGLLSGCGLIAASFCNTVQELYFCVGVIGGLGLSFNLNPALTMIGRYFYKKRPLANGLAMAGSPVFLSTLAPVNQIFFGIFGWRGSFLILGGLLLNCCVAGSLMRPIGPKPGAATKEISKETLQEMGKLDSKKGAGDANTDLIAGSSKPEKRSVFQTINKFLDFSLFKHRGFLLYISGNVLMFFGLFTPLVFLSNYAKSKHISKESAAFLLSILAFVDMVARPSMGLVANTKWVRPRVQYYFALSIISNGICHLLAPLSTSYAGFCVYAAFFGFAFGWLSSVLFETLMDLVGTQRFSSAVGLLTIMECGPVLLGPPLLGRLNDMYGDYKYTYWACGIILIVSGIYLFIGMGINYRLLAKEQKAEEELKKEGREEETNIDNTEKQKEANKAVESAQQKPPEEGPKEEENRI, translated from the exons ATGGCACCAGCAATTGGAGGTCCCCAGGGGTATACCCCACCAGAAGGAGGCTGGGGATGGGTCGTGGTTATTGGATCTTTCATCTCTATTGGCTTCTCTTATGCATTTGCCAAATCAATTACTGTATTCTTCAAAGAGATTGAAGTCATCTTTAATGCCACTTCTAGTGAAGTCTCATGGATATCTTCCATCATGTTGGCTGTTACATATGGAGGAG GTCCCATCAGCAGTATCCTGGTGAATAAGTATGGCAGCCGGCCAGTAATGATGTTTGGTGGCTTACTATCAGGATGTGGTTTGATCGCTGCTTCATTTTGTAATACTGTGCAAGAGCTATACTTTTGTGTTGGAGTCATTGGTG GTCTTGGACTCTCCTTCAACTTAAATCCGGCTTTAACCATGATCGGCAGATATTTCTACAAAAAGCGTCCATTGGCAAATGGGTTGGCCATGGCAGGGAGTCCTGTGTTTCTCTCTACACTGGCACCTGTAAATCagattttctttggtatttttggcTGGAGGGGCAGCTTCTTAATTCTCGGGGGTTTGCTACTAAACTGCTGTGTGGCTGGATCTCTTATGCGACCAATAGGACCCAAACCAGGTGCAGCGACAAAAGAAATATCTAAAGAAACTCTACAGGAAATGGGGAAGTTGGACTCAAAAAAAGGTGCTGGTGATGCAAATACAGATCTTATTGCTGGGAGCAGTAAGCCAGAGAAGCGTTCTGTCTTCCAGACAATTAATAAGTTCCTAGATTTTTCCCTGttcaagcatagaggctttttaCTGTACATCTCTGGCAATGTGTTGATGTTTTTTGGATTATTTACTCCCTTAGTTTTTCTGAGTAATTATGCCAAGAGTAAGCATATATCTAAAGAATCTGCTGCCTTTCTGCTCTCCATTTTAGCTTTTGTTGACATGGTAGCCAGACCCTCTATGGGACTTGTAGCCAACACAAAGTGGGTGAGACCTCGAGTGCAGTATTATTTTGCTCTCTCAATAATCAGTAATGGTATATGCCACCTGTTGGCACCTTTATCCACCAGTTATGCTGGGTTTTGTGTCTACGCGGCATTCTTCGGATTCGCATTTGGCTGGCTCAGCTCAGTATTGTTTGAAACACTAATGGACCTTGTTGGAACCCAGAGATTCTCCAGTGCTGTGGGTTTGTTGACGATCATGGAGTGCGGTCCTGTCCTCCTGGGGCCACCGCTTTTAG gtCGTCTCAATGATATGTATGGAGACTATAAATACACTTATTGGGCTTGTGGCATCATCCTGATCGTGTCAGGCATCTACCTCTTTATTGGTATGGGCATCAATTACCGCCTTTTGGCAAAAGAACAAAAAGCAGAAGAGGaactgaaaaaggaaggaagagaggaagaaacaaacatAGATAACACTGAGAAGCAGAAAGAAGCCAATAAGGCCGTGGAGTCTGCCCAACAAAAACCCCCAGAAGAAGGCCCCAAAGAGGAGGAAAATCGTATTTAA